Part of the Spiribacter salinus M19-40 genome, CCAGAAAAACGCCTCACGCCCGAGCGTGATCACCTGCGAGCCGGACCAGCAGTCATGCAGTACTGTCGCCACCAACGGCTGGAATTGCCGCTTGATAGCCATTGACCACGCCTTATTGCCGAGGGGTTTATAAGGCACGGTGTTCGCCCAGAAATACGGCTCACCGGCTGCAATGGCCGCAGCGCGATCGGTGAGCTCATCGCCGTGCTGGCGCTGATGCAATACCCGTCGGACCTGTCGACCGCCCGTGCCGATGAACGGCACCCCGGCGTGCACCTCATCACGCCCAGGATCGCGCCCGAAAAAGGCAATCGCTGCATCATCCGCGCCCAGGCCGAAAATCGGTGATCGTGGATCGCGTTGCGCCTGTTCGTAGACCGCGTGATCCAGCCCGGGGAGTTGATGGGCTGCTGCCTCAAAGCGCGCCTGAAGCTCGGCGGGCAGATCCCGCATGTCAGTGCAGCGTCGCCTGCCGCTCCCGGGTTTCCTTGAGCACGCCGACCACGTCCTCCTCCCAGCTCTTGGCCAACGGCGAGCGCGCCACCAGCGCCGAGACCTCGTCCGCGCTGACGGGGTCGCCTTCCTCGTCGCCGACACTCAGGCGGGAGCGGTACTCATCACGCAGCTCGTAAGCCCGTTCACCGCTGTCGCCATCGCCCACGCGCAGCGTAATTTCATCGGCGTCGACCACCGCACGCCAATTCACTTGGGCAGTCCACCCCCGCGCATTGGAGTAAATCGACACGCCAGCGAGCTCTTGGCCGCTGCCCTGCTCGTTATCCATCACATGGACACTGCTGGTGAGATGCTCGAAGGGAGACTCCTCGAGAATTTGCAGCAGCTGCTCTTTAGGGATCATCGAATCGATATCCATCGCATCCCTCCCACGCGATCGATTGCCATTGCCTACATCATACAACTGCAAGCGCGGTCTGTTGACCCATGCAGGCTTGAGGTATCATCCGATTTCGGGTATTTCACCGCGGAGTGTCGTGACAGCGGCTATGTCGAATTCGCTGAATCAGAAGCGCCGTCGTGCAGAGCGCACCCAGGCTTTTCTCAAGGATCTGCAAAAAAGATTCCCCGATTGCTTCGCGGCGCAGCGCAAAGCCGTCAAGCCATTGGCGATCGGCATCCAGCAAGCCCTACGCGAAGCGTTGGATGCTGACCCGGAAACGGCCGAAACACCCAACTGGCTCATTCGTCAAGCGCTCGCACGCTACACCGGCTCACCTGCCTATCTCGACGCCATGGTTGCGGGTGCCGAGCGCATCGACCTCACGGGCCAGCCAGTTGAACCTGTCACCGACGCGGCCATCGAAGTAGCCAAGGCCCGACGTGAAGAACAGAAGGCCCGAGCTGCTGAGCGCAAGCGCCAGCAAGCAGAAGCGGCCGCTGAGGCACGGCGCCAGGAAAAGATCCAGCGCCTGGCCGATCACTTTAATCAATAGAGGGGACAATCCCCTCACCCACAACGCACGAGAGCGAGTCAGTGGAGCGGGAATTCAACCTAGCCGAAATGAGTCGTGAGGCCCTGGACGCCCTGCGACAGAAAATTGATACCGAACTAGACGCCCGAGCCTTCGAGGCGAGAATGCGCCAGGAGCTCAAGTCACACATTAATCGTCAGGAATGGATCAACAGCCATCACGACGCCCAGCGCCGGCGCCGTTGACCAGCAGATCACCGAGACGCATCGTCTCGCTCCTGCCAGGGGCCACAGAAATCGTCTGTGACCTGGGGCTGGCCGA contains:
- a CDS encoding uracil-DNA glycosylase family protein yields the protein MRDLPAELQARFEAAAHQLPGLDHAVYEQAQRDPRSPIFGLGADDAAIAFFGRDPGRDEVHAGVPFIGTGGRQVRRVLHQRQHGDELTDRAAAIAAGEPYFWANTVPYKPLGNKAWSMAIKRQFQPLVATVLHDCWSGSQVITLGREAFFWFGIGQTPDVRARLEAHWADPQRFETSPAISHAGPDGVVRTLTLHPLPHPSPLNATWFKRFPGLLAARLETLEGLS
- a CDS encoding ProQ/FINO family protein, producing the protein MSNSLNQKRRRAERTQAFLKDLQKRFPDCFAAQRKAVKPLAIGIQQALREALDADPETAETPNWLIRQALARYTGSPAYLDAMVAGAERIDLTGQPVEPVTDAAIEVAKARREEQKARAAERKRQQAEAAAEARRQEKIQRLADHFNQ